One region of Bactrocera neohumeralis isolate Rockhampton chromosome 5, APGP_CSIRO_Bneo_wtdbg2-racon-allhic-juicebox.fasta_v2, whole genome shotgun sequence genomic DNA includes:
- the LOC126758001 gene encoding uncharacterized protein LOC126758001 has protein sequence MKEKKRARINGTFRWREQQTIDLLTIVADKVKDNPDLFEKPTAQKFYERIAESAPNLKHIKWDIMRTKMRHLKTSFISALKWKEQHDAGLLENGDVIEYIKRMCPFYDELHAIFRERINIQPSFIFQSTESVSSLEHNEAEHNETELSIALDMDATTSSTLASATDTLPQASSENIVDSSAIFKPTNVTTPKIYLKRPRDSSSSFALLYEIQKNLLELEKQKLDFEKEKEANSFKLQKLRLEKEERVEMEKIRLEHERLKSLNSS, from the exons atgaaagag AAAAAACGCGCGCGCATAAACGGCACTTTTCGCTGGAGAGAACAGCAAACGATAGACTTGCTTACGATTGTCGCGGACAAGGTGAAGGATAATCCAGACCTATTTGag AAACCAACTGCACAAAAATTTTACGAACGGATTGCGGAAAGCGCGCCAAACTTAAAACACATAAAATGGGATATTATGCGCACCAAAATGCGGCATctcaaaactagttttatatccGCACTCAAGTGGAAAGAGCAGCATGACGCAGGCTTACTTGAGAATGGCGATGTTATAGAGTACATAAAAAGGATGTGTCCATTTTACGATGAGCTGCACGCAATATTTCGAGAGCGCATAAATATCCAACCATCATTCATCTTTCAGTCCACAGAGTCTGTATCATCGTTGGAGCACAATGAAGCGGAGCATAATGAAACGGAGCTGAGTATAGCGTTAGACATGGACGCAACTACTTCGAGCACATTAGCCAGTGCGACCGATACACTACCGCAGGCATCTTCAGAGAATATAGTCGATTCGTCCGCTATTTTCAAACCGACCAATGTCACCACAccgaaaatttatttgaagagaCCACGCGACAGCTCGAGCTCATTTGCCTTACTATACGAAATTCAGAAgaatttattagaattagaaaaacaaaaactcgatttcgaaaaagaaaaagaggcAAACAGTTTCAAATTACAGAAACTAAGATTGGAGAAGGAAGAAAGAGtcgaaatggaaaaaatcagaCTGGAACATGAGCGCTTGAAAAGCTTAAATAGCTCATGA